From Zea mays cultivar B73 chromosome 3, Zm-B73-REFERENCE-NAM-5.0, whole genome shotgun sequence:
GTAAGCTGGACTCCCAATCTTTGCCAAAGGTCATAGCATAAGCTCTTAATAGATCTTCAAGGACCTTATTGACTCTTTCTGTCTTCCCATCTGACTGAGGGTGGTAAGCAGTGCTGAAATCTAACTTCATAGCTTGTTATTGACTCATCCAGAACTTTGAGGTAAATTGCGTTCCTCTATCTCACACTATTATTCATGGAATGCCATGTAGTCTGACTATTTCCTTGAGATACAAACGAGCAAGTGTGGCTCCTTCGTAGGTAGTCTTTTTACTGAAATGAAATGAGCTACTTTGGTAAGACGGTCAATTacgacccagatggagtcatttcCCCTTAGAGATTGAGGTAGTCCGACCACAAAGTCCATTcctatttcttcccatttccacttcgGTATTGGTAGAGGTTGCAACAATCCTCCTGGTTTATGATGTTCCACCTTGGTTCGTTGACATGTGTCACATTGCGCCACATGCTGAGCTATGTCCTTTTTCATTCCTTTCCACCATTATCTGttcttgaggtctaggtacatcttggtggatcttggatgaatataacaagttgAATTGTGGGCCTCAGTTAGCAGAATTTCTCAGGTTCCCCCTTTGGTACATACAGGCGATCTTTAAACCAAAGGGTTCCTTTTTCATCCATCCGGAAGTCTGAAGGTTGTTCTTTACTGGTCCTTTCCACGAGCCCCTTTCTTTCTGCATCTAGGAGCTGAGCCTTACGGATATGGTCTTCTAGCGAGGGCTCAACTTCTAGGTTGCTGCTTTTTCCTAGGCATGCATTGAGATGAGCAGATTTTTGCTTCCAGTCTTCAAGGAATCAAGTAGCATTTTTACTTAAGGGTTTTCGGCTAAGAGCGTCGGCCACCACATTTGCTTTTCCTAGATGGTAATGCATTGCAAGGTTATAGTCCTTGGTTAGCACTAACCATCTACACTTTGGGTCAAGATGTAttttagactcttgtggtctgtgaacACAACACACTTGTTTTCAATCACGTAGTccctccatatttttagggcgtgcactatggctgctaGCTCCAAGTCATGTGTCAGGTAATTCTGCTCATGTGGCTTGAGTAGCCTGGGTGCAGAAGCGATGAATTTCTCATTTTGCATAAGTACGCATCCCAGACCTTGCCTGGAGGCATCATAGAAAATAATGAAACCCTAGTGGATATCTGGCAATGTCAACACTAGGAAGGTGGTGAGCCTTTTCTTTATTTCTTGAAAACTTTCTTCACATTCCTTAGCTTGGTCCAGATGAACTTATTATCCTTTTTGAGGAGTTCTATTATTGGCTTGGCAATACTAGaaaatcccttgataaagcggcagTAATATCCTGCCACCGCCGGAAAGCTTCTGATTTTTACTGACGTTGGTCGATCGCTTCCATTTAGACATCGCTTCTACTTTGGAAtggtccacttctattcctttTGTGGTCAAGATATACCCAAGGCAAAATTTTCTAGCAAAAACTCACATCTGcttaacttggcatagagttggtgTGCTCTGAGTCTTCCAAAGACAACCCGGAGATGGTGCTCATGCTCTTCTCGACTCTTGGAGTAGatgagaatgtcgtcgatgaagaccgcGACAAACTTATCTAACTCTCCATTGAATACTTTGTTCatcaggttcatgaaaaaggtagGTGTGTTGGTTAGGCTGAAGGGCATCACGGTGAACTCATACTGGTCATACCGGATAACAAAAGCAAACTTTTGGATGTCCCCTTCTTCGATTCTCAACTGATGGTACCCTGATCTCAGATCAATCTTCGATAAATATTGGGCTCCTTGAAGTTGATCGAAAAGGTCATCAATCTGAGGTAGTGGATACTTATTCTTAATTGTGACTTCATTTAAGGATCAATAATAAATACACATCCTCAtgcttccatcctttttggtgacAAACAGGATTGGGGCacccccaaggtgatgagctcagGTGAATGAAGCCTTTCTGTTGAAGATCTACGATCTgggtcttcaattctgccaactctgtAAGTGTCATATTGTACAATCTTTTTGCAATCAGTGCGGTTCCCAGAAAAAGGTCAATGCGAAACTCCACTTCCCTTTCTAGaggcattcctggtaattcttTTGGAAATACATCCATAAATTCCTCAATTACAAACATAATTTCTGCTGTTAGATTGAACATCATTGAGCCTTGAGCTGTTGGTCGGGCTTGACAACAAACTGATTTCCTTTGATGATCGATGAGAAGGACAATCTTATCTACACATCCTATGATGCCATTGTGCCAGgatagccaatccattcctagaaTTACATCAATCCCCTATGAATCTATCACTATTAGGTCTACCAGGGACACTACctcacttaaaaggattctgacttgaGAACACTTGAGGTGCCTAAGAAGGTCTGATCCTGGGGTTCGGGTGATCAGGGGAATATCTAATGGTGTAGATGGAATGttatgcttttccacaaactaaGTGGCTATGAAAGAatgagatgctccagaatcaaaaAGTACTGTGGCAGGGGTCAATTTTATCAAGAACGCACCGAGTACTACTCCAGGTGCCTACTAAGGTTCCTGTGCGTCCCTCTCGTGCACCCCCACTCCGCACCACACCCTACGCTTCTCTCGCGCCAACCTTCGTTGTCCTGCGCCCAACGTCGTCTGTCTACGCACATCTTTGTCTCCCCGCTCAATGCCCATCATAATAGCCCCGCGCGAGCAGTACTGGACCTAGCCTAAAATATAAATGAATGTAAGTGGGGACCTAGGAGAGGAGTATTAACAAATGGGCctctataactatactaaataagATAAAAAAATTCCCAATAAACCCAGAAAAATAAGTGGGGTTCGCGCCCCACTCAACATAACGTCGGTATGTCCCTACGTGTCGACCTCCATAGCCCCACGCCATAACCATGCTATTTGATTATCAATTTTTATAATTTGCTATGGCCATAAATTGTTTACATATTTGTATGTATGTGTACGAGGTGTGCGTGCAAATGCCTATAGGGGCATGTCACTATGAATATTTGTCTTATACCTTAAATAAAAAAAGAGGAGATTTTTTGATGAATAATTTATTAAAATACACTGGTTCATGTGGAGGAGCTGCTCTTGCATAGTTGCATAGGAACTAGAACCACGGCTATGTTTAGAGGAACCAAGCCTTGCCAAACAATCCTTATCTTAGTGAGAGTTTCATAGAAGCTTTATTCTCATTAAATAATATATCATATAAACAAACAGAATGACATGACATATTATCCAACAAAGAGATATGAAAGAGCCTTGTGAATGAGAAAGTTTGGTAGGATGAAATTCTAAGTACATTGCTTCTTAGACAAATGTGATATGATAGTGTTAGAAAATTGTAATAAAACTATCCATTCAGAATCAGAATGCCTTAGTAATCACTCTTTTCTACGGGTACtttagggcatgtacaatggTGTTTAATGTGGAGGCTCTTAAGATGTTTAAGAGTGTTATTTGTaaaaaatcttagagccgtctctccgtgaaaagacgcctctggctcgtaaaccaagtagcaACAGACGCCTCACTTACCACTGTAtgaatttgtcgtctgttctatcgatctgatgctatacaaatacatttaattctctatttattaatagactacgtttataGACACTCTATTATACAATatagtctcttagttgtctcctgtgtttggagaaccgttttagtgtctctccactgtacatgcccttacaccactcgaggacgacgacgacgatttcCTCGCCTGCTCTGCTTCGCTCCTATCAAGATGGTCACGGTCTCACAGTCTCTCTCACAAAGCATGAGTCACGATGCACTATCCACGCGTCACGCATGCAAGCGCGCTTTGCAGAAAGCTGGCGGCTGCATCGGTACTCTCGGCTATCACCCATGCGCCGGCCGTCCACGCCATCCACGGCCAAACGGCAATGACGCAGAGCGTGACTGCGCGAGCGATGGTCCATATGCTGGCCTGCGCGCCAGTCTGCCTCGACTCGCCGTGTCGGCTGTAATGACGGGGCCACGCCACTACAGACAACCCGGAGGCCGAGCCCCCTCCGGCGTCCACGCCTCATCGTGCACGTCCCGCCGCGGCCGGGCGCCCGGCCCCGTCGTCGTCTTCGTGTAGCTACGCCGGCCGGATACAGAAAAAGGAACTGGAAAGGTGAGCGCCGCCGGTGCGGTGTCTGAAAGGCCAACGCCTCCCACTCGCTGCTAGTAAAGCCAGTCACAGCTATACCCACCATCGATTGGCAACCCATGCAGACAGGCGGCAGCCATTAACAAGGAttaaaaaaaacagggagaagatgAGACGGCCACGGCTTCTTCTACTAAGGTTTGCAGGAAGACGCGGTGTATATAAAGAGCGTGTGGTTCACGAAAGACGTAGACACGGTAAAGGCACAACGAAGAAGAGAGATCAACTACTCATGCAAGCACTGCGGTATTTAATTTAggttcttaggaacaaaaacaccaAGCACCAACTTTGTACATATTAATGGACGCCATGCACATGGTGATCGATCGGTCTATATAGAAAGACAGGCGGGTACTAGAGAGGTTGTGTGGTGTCCAAGCTACACACGGGATGCTACTAACTAGCTGCAGGCAAGGGCGAGGAATGGCAAGCCTTTCATGTGCTCGGGCGGACGGTGTTGTCCGTTCCGGCGCTCTGCCCGCCAAGCTGTTGCTGTGCGCCAGCTGCTGCTTCCCTACGGCGGCTCCAGTCGCGGACGGAGAGGTGCAGGTGCTTGCCTGCCGCCAGCATCTCCACCGCTTGCCGAGGCGTCAGGATCTCCGTCGCCAGCGCCCGCGCCGTCGCCATCCTCAGCTCGTCGGCCTCCACCAGCAGCCGCGACAGCGCGGCCTTGTAGCTGTCCAGCGCCGCGTCCACCTCGGCGTCCGCGGCTCCTAGCCGGGCCGCCCtgagccgccgccgcgccgcgccgTCGCAGCTTCCGCTGGCAGCAGCTGCAGCTCCCAACCGTGCCGCGGCAGCGAGCTCGCGCTGCCGCACGATGGGCAGGAGCGGGCGGTCGGCGATGTCCTCCTGCAGGGTGGCGAGCCGGTCCGACAGGGCGTTCTCCTGGTGCACCGTCCGGCTGTGGAGGTCGTTGATGAGCACCAGCTGAGCGGACGTGATCCCCAGGGCCCCGGTCGGGATGACGCCGTTGCTGAGGCCGCCGAGCAGCTCCTCCACCTGCGCCTCCAGGCCCTCCCCGGAGAGGTTGTAGAGCAGGCGGACGGTGAGCGAAGGGCGGCAGCCCCCGAGCCAGAGCACGGAGTTCTCGAAGGCGGTGCACCAGGGCGGGGCGAAGAAGGCGACGCCGTCCTCCCGCGACAGCGCGCGCCTGCGGGTGGCGTAGTCCTGGTACCCGAGCATGCACCGCTCCACCACGGTCCGCAGCTCGGCGTCCGttgcccggcccgcggcggcattGGCCGACGCCGCCTCGAGCTCGGCGAGGCCTGCCTCCTGCCCGGCGATCCAGTGCCGGTAGCATGACTCGTACCGCGCCATGTCCATCCCGTCCGTCCAAGCCTCTGCAGTGTGAGGCCGTGACGAGAGAGTGGAGTAAGCACATGGCCTATATGTTCGCACTACATGTTGTATTCATGCACATATGCCTTTTTTGACCCTTTACCTCGTTTCAGTTTTCGGCAGGCCCTGTTGTGTGACTTGATCTGTCTCTATGGTTCCTCCGATTTtgcttttttttttgtttctgcggTATGTCACCAGACGGGGACGACGGAGCACGAGGCTTTCGATAGCGTGATGGTGATGTGCTGGTCGGCCGCGGATGCATGCGTGCGTGTAGAACCTATCTGATGTGGATCCCTATCGGATCACGGCGACGAAACTTTTGGGAAGCAAAAAGACACGGAAGGTGTCACGCAAGATTGGCCATGGAACGGCGCTTCCCCTCGGCCCGCGGCCCTGCGTTTAACCTTTTCCGTGGGCAGGTGTGAAGGGAATCGGAGGCCGGACCGCGGACGAGGAGATGGATGGTGCATCCTTGTGCGACGGAGAGCTCCCGGTGAGTCCAGTGCATCCTTTCGTTCGTGCGTACGCGTGCCATGGCTCCTTTGTGTGTACTGTCTTGTCGTTAGCGCCAGAAGCCCAGACTAGCTGACATTCATATGAGTTATCCGTATTCATATTTGTTTCCGAGACACTATCCACGTGATTGGTTCGTTTCACTGGTCCGCCTGGCTCGCATCAGTCAGCCAGGCTATATATAGCCTGATTGAGTGTATGCAAAGGTTTAGTGTTTGGTTACTTGGCTCAATTGAATCTGGCTGTATTGAGACAGCGTTTGGTTGTATGTATCAAAGCATGTACCAGTGAAGAATGCACAAATAAATCTTTAAATATTATATAACATATATGGTCTAGTTTTAATCGAAAAAATGTTAGGGACACAAATATAAAATTTGTTCGGTGATTAAATTTTTTAATTAGAAGATATAACAAAAAAACTAACTAAAAACATACCTCGGTATACGTGCCACTGCATGCACTGAGCCTGGCTGGGCGCGTACGCTCGCCGCGAGCTTCGCTCGGAAGCCTGGCTGCGGTCGCTTCTTTGCATGACTAGAGTTGGGATGCATAGAGAAGCTAACCAAACAAACACTGCTTTATAACTCCGCGGGTGCAGTTTCTCTATTCACCCAGTCTACCAAACATGCGGTATATGGATATCAAGTTTAGTGTTTTAAATTTAGTATAAATCCAATATATTTCTTGTTGTAAATTATTTTAATGATTTTACTTAATTATTTATTACTTTATACAAATTATCTATGTAATGTATAATTTCCTGATAAAAATTATATAAATAACGACTGATTAATTGATGTATTTAACTATCACATATTACATTGATAGATAAACTATTTTTTAGGAGTTATCATCGTTGTCCACGTACTTTAATCTCTACTCGTGTAATGATTCTGTACTTACAAAAACATTGattatttttattttaatttATTTACTTGTTCTACCATTTAATTAGATATTGATATTATTATTTAGTTCACTTCAATATTGACAATTATTATATGTGTATTTTAAAAAAATTATTTTGCTTTGGTTATCAATGAATTCAGTTTTATATTTGAAGCACTAATAGGGTGTTTGGTTAGAACAATAAACTAGTTTATCATCTTCTACTCGTTGTTTTTGTTTGATTTGTgaaatagaatgagttgatctaTCATCATCTCATTCCTCAtaattagttagtactaatacgaGGAATTAAGTCATCTCACTAAATTTGAGAAATAAACTCATGATACATCACCTATATTTAGACGGAGTGATTCCTTCAACAAACACTCCCTAAGAGCATCACTTAAATCACTGTCTCGTATATGTGACAGCCTGACGGGATCTCTCACAAGTCGCAAAACAAAAACATATCCTCTCTCTTTTTTCGCATGCTCCGCTAGCGTCAAAAAATCCGAGTGTAAGCATATTGTATTCACGAACCACGAGTCCATCGCGGTGTGTTTGTAGAACCATAGGTGGTGGACAGCGCGCCTGCCATCGTGCATTCGTGCCAAACACCCAAAATCCAAAAGTCTGAGACGAGACGGGCCGTATTCCACACTCATCCAGAGACCCACGCCACGCCAGACGAAAAAAAAAAAGACCGCCCACGTGTGGCCCGTATTGAATGTGGAGCTTATGGGCCTATGCCCACTAAGAATACATCTTGTTATCGCATATTCATATCCTAACATTTCTATTTTATATTGTAAATAAAAACATTAAATAAAATTTATGGTTTTAGTATTTTTATAAAAGTTTGTCAGGATTTAATTAAGTGCTTGTCaatttagagaatgaaaaatattAGTTTCTAAAATGTTCGTAATCAATTGCATTTTCATGCCTTGTCTCTATATGGATAACGAGTTTAAGTGTTCGTAAATGCACCTAGGGTTTTATCCAAACCAAACATCCCATAATATCATCTCGGGCTTTCGAAACCCAAAAAGTCTAATCGAACCTCCCAGTTTCCAAAAACCCTTCTCAAGAGTTTCTGTTTATAAGGTGAGGCCCCACTGACCGTATACTGTCTTCATTAGAGCTGCTTCGTCAGTGAATGATTGTTTCGCTTCTGGCCAGCCTGGCT
This genomic window contains:
- the LOC111043195 gene encoding Protein DOG1-like 3 codes for the protein MDMARYESCYRHWIAGQEAGLAELEAASANAAAGRATDAELRTVVERCMLGYQDYATRRRALSREDGVAFFAPPWCTAFENSVLWLGGCRPSLTVRLLYNLSGEGLEAQVEELLGGLSNGVIPTGALGITSAQLVLINDLHSRTVHQENALSDRLATLQEDIADRPLLPIVRQRELAAAARLGAAAAASGSCDGAARRRLRAARLGAADAEVDAALDSYKAALSRLLVEADELRMATARALATEILTPRQAVEMLAAGKHLHLSVRDWSRRREAAAGAQQQLGGQSAGTDNTVRPST